In Notolabrus celidotus isolate fNotCel1 chromosome 10, fNotCel1.pri, whole genome shotgun sequence, one DNA window encodes the following:
- the si:dkey-3d4.3 gene encoding ras guanine nucleotide exchange factor F, whose protein sequence is MPVMSQSSPCLWTQLPQSRPSPCDRYKHACCSYDGHVYILGGRENSCLRDFWRYSVVCNEWTELSCTGEAAPEELEEHTMVAHEGFLYVFGGMLDSAYTKWRCSLWVFDIAKQKWVHSQGKKSSPQTQMPSNRKGHSAVVLGSDMLLYGGFVDMKGSSQEFWRLDFDTMKWSMLSSSQQASSGPGPRHSHSAMAYQSCMYLFGGLKGLHEQRDLWRWNSTNCTWSSLKNKSGPSRLMGHSAVVYKDSMLLFGGGRSQNSPKNSLYRYNFTSQTWTQVPILLGSTPPDKIHHCCVGLGPSYMSSTSSSSSEVIPRLLDDKTRPFKNKCFPAPLTFLGSDGAIEMETFSLLDRCYTRLTPASELDNRTESLLGKEAQRTGNCLSFENKAFKKQWSCTEEELLQEEEEDGDIAQHLPDLLLVLGGRPCATHSPISIWQMTLSES, encoded by the exons ATGCCAGTTATGAGTCAAAGCAGTCCCTGTCTGTGGACTCAGCTCCCCCAGAGCAGACCGAGCCCGTGTGACCGCTACAAGCACGCCTGCTGCAGCTACGACGGACATGTCTACATcctgggaggaagagagaacagCTGTCTGAGGGACTTCTGGAGGTACAGCGTGG TGTGTAATGAGTGGACTGAGCTGAGCTGCACCGGTGAGGCTGCCCCAGAAGAACTGGAGGAACATACAATGGTGGCTCATGAG GGCTTCCTGTATGTGTTTGGAGGCATGCTGGATTCTGCATACACCAAGTGGAGATGTTCCCTCTGGGTGTTCGACATCG caAAGCAGAAGTGGGTGCACTCTCAGGGAAAGAAGAGCTCCCCTCAG acCCAGATGCCTTCCAACAGAAAAGGACACAGCGCCGTGGTGCTGGGCTCTGACATGCTGCTGTACGGAGGTTTTGTCGACATGAAAGGATCCTCGCAGGAGTTTTGGAGATTagattttg ACACCATGAAGTGGTCCATGCTCAGCAGCTCTCAGCAGGCCTCATCGGGACCAGGACCCAGACACAGTCACTCTGCCATGGCCTACCAGAGCTGCATGTACCTGTTTGGAGGCCTGAAAGGTTTGCATGAGCAGAGAGACCTCTGGAGGTGGAACTCCACCAACTGTACATGGAGTTCACTCAAAAATAA GTCGGGTCCCTCCAGACTGATGGGACACTCAGCTGTGGTCTACAAAGACAGTATGCTGCTCTTTGGAGGAGGGAGGAGCCAGAACTCTCCAAAGAACTCCCTGTACAGGTACAACTTCACCTCTCAGACATGGACGCAGGTTCCCATACTCCTGGGCTCCACCCCTCCAGATAAGATTCACCACTGCTGCGTCGGGCTCGGTCCAAGCTACATGTCCAGCACCAGCAGTTCGAGCTCAGAAGTCATACCCAGACTGCTGGATGACAAAACAAGACCCTTTAAGAACAAGTGTTTTCCTGCTCCGCTCACTTTCCTGGGCTCAGACGGAGCGATAGAGATGGAGACGTTCAGCCTCCTGGACAGATGCTACACGAGACTCACACCAGCGTCAGAGCTGGACAACAGAACTGAGAGTTTGCTGGGGAAAGAAGCCCAGAGGACCGGAAACTGTCTGAGTTTTGAAAACAAGGCTTTCAAGAAACAGTGGAGCTGCACGGAGGAGGAGCTGcttcaggaggaagaggaggacggaGATATAGCTCAGCATCTGCCGGATCTGCTGCTGGTGCTGGGGGGAAGACCCTGCGCCACACACAGCCCCATCTCCATCTGGCAAATGACTCTGAGTGAATCCTAA